A portion of the Calliphora vicina chromosome 5, idCalVici1.1, whole genome shotgun sequence genome contains these proteins:
- the LOC135961620 gene encoding uncharacterized protein LOC135961620, whose amino-acid sequence MAMLTRLTSSGATTAAVAAPGSPKALQRFQNCVAFLWPALHSGGRGGTNNVQRKSTQVDAIECFTNELVQRKSKKWEEMRETLLKNKEAGGGVPTLAASQQSSQTKAKGSSVASTTTGSFTQSLGLMSKAVINDLHALRSPELGLDIRSLSQAQLDNLLMSTLEIKNKIDFLYLVRQCIRWQQLPSHEVLISCLKYLSSLSRIQQIESFAEICKKQSNPLSKIYADLAPFKAMALWRSGGADIALVTLHRGYESGAATEDGKRMMRAAFRTIAEETLAQKSEAVLVSLMEVARSIYNTHKDIFVVACVWKQCFVSDWFCDQKTATDLFEHYEELQQLVVKRSSSLCASFLSRNNVDAVHRLIEVFLQYKQREACSNCLSLLFNYQYNRKDLRACAEIIKSCSELEMPLNEVQNEQFLSLFLNENDNKDSGPVVRSKPAQKSQKEFQYKF is encoded by the exons ATGGCAATGCTTACCCGTTTAACAAGTAGTGGAGCAACCACTGCTGCTGTGGCAGCTCCAGGTTCCCCAAAAGCATTGCAACGTTTTCAAAACTGTGTAGCTTTTCTATGGCCAGCTTTGCACTCCGGTGGTAGAGGAGGTACTAATAATGTTCAACGAAAGTCTACACAAGTCGATGCCATCGAATGTTTCACCAATGAGCTAGTTCAGCGCAAGAGCAAAAAGTGGGAAGAGATGAGAGAAActctattgaaaaataaagaagCTGGAGGAGGAGTCCCAACTTTAGCCGCTAGTCAGCAATCATCCCAAACAAAAGCAAAAGGTAGTAGTGTAGCATCCACCACCACCGGCAGCTTCACACAGAGTTTAGGTCTAATGTCCAAGGCAGTTATAAATGATCTGCATGCGTTACGTTCGCCCGAGTTGGGTCTCGATATACGTTCTTTATCACAAGCTCAACTAGACAATTTGCTCATGTCCACattggaaattaaaaataaaatagactttttatatttggtACGCCAATGTATACGTTGGCAGCAATTGCCCTCCCATGAAGTGTTGATATCGTGTCTCAAGTATCTTTCGAGCTTGTCTCGTATACAACAAATCGAATCGTTTGCAGAGATTTGTAAGAAACAGAGCAATCCCTTATCGAAAATATATGCGGATTTGGCACCTTTTAAAGCAATGGCTTTGTGGCGCAGTGGTGGCGCCGATATTGCTTTAGTGACTCTACATCGTGGCTACGAGTCTGGTGCAGCCACCGAAGATGGTAAGCGTATGATGAGAGCAGCTTTTCGCACGATAGCCGAGGAAACTTTGGCTCAGAAAAGTGAGGCTGTTTTAGTGTCGCTAATGGAGGTGGCTAGATCTATATACAACACTCACAAAGATATTTTCGTTGTGGCCTGTGTGTGGAAGCAATGTTTTGTAAGTGATTGGTTTTGTGACCAGAAAACGGCCACTGATTTGTTCGAGCATTATGAGGAATTGCAGCAATTGGTGGTGAAAAG atcCAGTTCTTTGTGCGCCTCGTTTTTAAGTCGCAATAATGTGGATGCGGTTCATCGTCTTATCGAAGTATTTTTGCAATATAAACAACGTGAAGCATGCTCCAACTGTCTCAGTTTATTATTCAACTATCAAT ATAATCGTAAAGATTTGCGAGCCTGTGCAGAAATTATCAAGTCATGCAGTGAGCTGGAAATGCCATTAAATGAAGTACAAAATGAACAGTTCCTCAGTTTGTTTCTCAATGAAAACGACAACAAAGACAGTGGCCCAGTTGTGCGCAGCAAACCTGCTCAAAAATCGCAAAAagaatttcaatacaaattttaa
- the LOC135961925 gene encoding uncharacterized protein LOC135961925 has protein sequence MMSFTIDDSILANIKTQQDSDEDDVGTSDRLGGEAFMEVMGGFGGNISDANVSYEERIEDPLQEGYDEKEIELKEFPWYCVENDFLKPYLYDEDEAVDVKVGRSKKAKLETELRAANGQIWSKVPLAPPIADDLPEFLAVGKGPAKSVTNPLEAWHLLIDVSMLNMIVKSTNEVIKATKKKEPHQKRLTDLTELRAWLGLNYLCGVLRNSIQPGPVEELWTLELGNAIFRATMSFKRFEFLSECIRCADQSASTTQLPLDEIANFWEKLVINCRSYYAPSGFCMIDEHILDFSQLENNPFNHILPHQFGLNGLRFITMCDAKTMYICNALVANDVQPLDEEVYQLVSDVKGTRRCLCLNERFTNMGLLQKLKQNQLQVVGALPANAKEIPVELYGGSQLPHVWYTKDDCTLVSGLSETESPTGYLVTNGLSTRINSVKLYKTICVSNQNAYQYMRIYGTHYGRLSKNSRWNLEYLFFMLDVAVYNAWTLYRLSENGDAGIEQRDFQRQLGLYLTQQQLKQRIHLNIKLPLPLKLQIAEILGENVEALLNGASKKVVEASKLGTISKEKAIVPDGIILQSRENDSRRRCRGCKSRNGSKTKTRCQQCLQSFCMRHLISRCESCSGYELLDSPQQQDDKSDETKQQQKDQEETVQQDEEEGQVEESDL, from the coding sequence aTGATGAGTTTTACGATTGACGATTCTATATTGGCTAATATAAAGACACAACAAGATAGCGATGAAGATGATGTAGGAACATCAGATCGTTTGGGTGGTGAGGCATTTATGGAAGTAATGGGCGGTTTTGGTGGAAACATTAGTGATGCAAATGTAAGCTACGAGGAACGTATCGAGGATCCTCTACAGGAAGGATATGATGAAAAAGAAATTGAGTTGAAAGAATTTCCATGGTATTGTGTGGAAAATGATTTTCTAAAACCCTACCTATACGATGAAGACGAAGCAGTTGATGTAAAAGTTGGCAGAAGTAAAAAGGCAAAACTGGAAACGGAATTGAGAGCTGCTAATGGTCAAATATGGAGTAAAGTGCCTTTGGCACCGCCCATTGCCGACGATTTACCAGAGTTCTTGGCCGTTGGGAAAGGCCCCGCTAAAAGTGTAACAAATCCACTGGAGGCTTGGCATTTGTTAATTGATGTTTCCATGTTAAATATGATAGTGAAGAGTACAAATGAAGTTATTAAGGCCACAAAAAAGAAAGAACCCCACCAAAAAAGATTAACAGACTTGACGGAATTGCGTGCTTGGTTGGGTTTAAACTACTTGTGTGGTGTTTTGCGTAATTCTATACAACCCGGACCAGTTGAAGAGCTTTGGACATTGGAACTGGGCAATGCTATATTTCGTGCCACCATGTCATTTAaacgttttgagtttttatccGAATGTATACGTTGTGCTGATCAATCAGCATCTACTACACAATTACCATTGGATGAAATTGCCAACTTTTGGGAAAAGTTGGTCATAAATTGTAGATCTTATTATGCGCCCAGTGGTTTCTGTATGATTGATGAGCATATATTGGATTTTTCCCAATTGGAGAATAATCCCTTTAATCATATATTGCCCCATCAATTTGGTTTAAATGGGCTGCGCTTCATTACCATGTGTGATGCCAAAACGATGTACATCTGTAATGCGTTAGTGGCGAACGATGTCCAACCACTCGATGAGGAAGTTTATCAATTGGTCAGTGATGTAAAGGGCACTCGTCGCTGCCTTTGCCTAAACGAACGCTTTACAAATATGGGActgttgcaaaaattaaaacaaaatcaacttCAGGTTGTGGGAGCTCTGCCAGCCAACGCTAAGGAGATACCAGTCGAACTTTATGGTGGTTCCCAGTTGCCTCATGTTTGGTATACTAAAGATGATTGCACTTTAGTATCGGGATTAAGTGAGACCGAGAGTCCAACAGGTTATTTGGTGACTAATGGTCTGTCCACGCGCATTAACTCTGTTAAACTATATAAGACCATTTGCGTAAGCAATCAAAATGCTTATCAGTACATGCGAATCTATGGCACACATTATGGACGATTAAGTAAAAATAGTCGTTGGAATTTGGAATACTTGTTTTTCATGCTAGATGTGGCCGTTTATAATGCCTGGACATTGTACCGGCTTTCGGAAAATGGTGACGCTGGCATCGAACAACGCGATTTTCAACGTCAACTGGGACTCTATCTAACGCAACAGCAACTTAAACAGCGTATTCATTTAAATATCAAACTTCCTCTGCCGCTTAAATTACAAATTGCCGAAATTTTGGGCGAAAATGTAGAGGCTCTACTAAACGGAGCTTCCAAAAAGGTAGTTGAAGCCTCAAAATTGGGTACAATTTCGAAAGAAAAAGCAATTGTTCCCGATGGCATTATTTTGCAATCTCGAGAAAATGATTCTCGTAGAAGATGCAGAGGCTGTAAAAGCCGGAATGGATCCAAAACAAAAACACGTTGTCAACAGTGTTTGCAGTCCTTCTGTATGCGTCACTTGATAAGCCGCTGTGAATCGTGTTCCGGTTACGAATTGCTGGACTCTCCACAGCAGCAGGACGATAAAAGTGatgaaacaaaacaacaacaaaaagaccAAGAAGAAACAGTACAGCAAGATGAAGAAGAAGGTCAAGTTGAAGAATCTGACCTCTAG